GTAACGTTTTGATAAAACTTTCTAACCAAGCAAGTTTTATCTATTTGGTCCAAAATCAGACTATTGTTATCAAGAGAACCTATAAGACCTCGCCAAAGCCTACAAACAAAGTCAAAGTAGGTGGAGTTGTAAAAGATGCCATGGGGGTTCCTCTCGCAGGAACTTCGGTATCTATAAAGAACACTTCTCGGGGTACTACAACAGACTTTGATGGTCTTTACTCTATAGAGGTAGAACCTAATGACATATTGGTATTCTCATATTTGGGTTTTATAAGTCAGGAAATACCATTTAATGGTAGTTCTTCATTAAATGTAATATTGCTTGAGGATACTTCCAAATTGGAAGAAGTTGTTGTTGTTGCTTATGGAACGCAAAAAAAGGTAAATTTAACCGGTGCCCTATCGACTATATCTAATAAAGAGATAACAGTCCGGCCTATAGGTCAAACGTCTTCGGCACTCCAAGGCCTGTCTCCTGGGGTAACGGTTGTGCAAAATTCGGGAAGACCAGGAGGTGATACCGGCACGATAAGAATAAGAGGTATTGGTACTCTAAGCAATTCTAGCCCCTTAGTCATAATTGATGGGGTGGAGGGTTCGTTAAATGACCTTGACCCAAATCTTATAGATTCCATATCTGTACTTAAAGATGCGGCTTCTTCTTCCATATACGGTTCAAGGGCTGCTAATGGTGTAGTTCTAGTCACTACTAAACGTTCTAAATCACAAAAGTTAACCGTGAACTACAATCACTACACAGGTGTTCAAACTTCAACAAACCTACCAAATATGGTAGATGCATTGGACCATATCAACCTAACGAATATTGCATATGTAAATATGGGAAGAGAACCCTTATATACAGATGAGTTGGTTCAAGGTTATAGAACAATTGGTGATAGTGATATTGATTCCTATCCGAATACCGATTGGCAGAATCAGGTATTGGTGGGTTCGGGAATTATGAGCAATCATTTTTTAAGTGTTAGTGGTGGAGGTGAGAAAACAAAATTTCAATCGTCATTTGGTTATTTTGATCAGGAAGGAGTTATCAAAAATTCATCTTTTGAAAGATTAATTTTCAGGAATAATATGGATGTTGAGTTTTCGGAAAAGTTTAAAATGCAATTGGATTTACAACTTTCCGCAGAAACTACAATTCAACCTGGCCGTGGAACTTCTGAAGTCTTTCATTGGATGAACAGAATTCCTGCCAATCAACCAGGAATAAACAGTAACGGTAGTTACGGAGAAGGCTGGAACGGCGCAAACCCTATAGCATTTAGTAACATTGGGGGGCAGCAAAAGCGTAGCAGCTATCCTAAAATTCAACTCAATACTTTTTTTAATTATAAGCCTATTGAGCAGTTGATTTTTACTCTAAATATAGCTCCACGCTTTAATGAGTATAGCAATGATGTATTTTATGAATCTGTAGACACTTTTCAGCCAGATGATACACCCGCATTTACTTCCCCAGCAATAACCTCTTTAACTCGTGAGAATAGTAGAGGTATTTATAATAATCTAAGAGGGTCAATGAAATATAATGATTCGTTTAAGGATCATGATGTTTCACTTTTGCTTGGAATTTCTAGGGAAGATTACCGAAATGAGTTTACTTCTGCTTTTAGGGACGGATTCATATTTTCTGACTATCCGGTTTTAAATACTGGTTCAGCGGATAATCAGCAAAACTCAGGAAGTGCAACTGAATGGGCGTTACAATCATTTTTTGGTAGAGTCAACTACAATTATAAAGATAGATATTTATTGGAGATCAATGGCCGATATGATGGGTCTTCACGGTTTTCAGAAGGGAATAAGTATGGTTTCTTCCCATCTGTTTCTGGTGGTTGGCGTATTTCTGAAGAGCATTTTATGAAACCTTTAGACGGTGTAATTACGCAACTAAAGTTGAGGGCTTCATGGGGTAGGCTGGGTAATCAAGATATAGGTAATTATCCTTTCACATCATCTATTGCAATAGCATCCTATGCTTTCGATAAACAAATTGTAAATACAGGAGCATTGAATACCGCCGCAAACAGTAACATCTCTTGGGAAACCACTGAAATGACAAATGTAGGTATAGATTTAGGTTTGTTTTCAAAGCTTACTTTAACTGCGGAGTTCTACGATAAGAATACTCATGATATACTATATGACTTAGATATACCACTAACAATAGGTCTGAATCGTCCATATCAGAATGCAGGTGTGGTTAACAATAAAGGCTGGGAGATCGGTGCCATTTATAGGGATGCTATAGGTGATTTCAACTTTGATATTAATATTAATCTATCAGATGTAAAGAATGAGGTAATTAGTTTGAAAGGGGTGAATAGAACAGGCCTTACAGTTAGTAGAGAAGGTTCATCTATAAATTCCATTTACGGGTTAGAAGCCGAAGGATTTTTTCAGACCGAAGAAGAAATTTTAACACATGCTACTCAATTCGGTACTGTTGCTCCAGGGGATTTAAAATATAAGGATCAAAATAATGATGGTATCATTAATGATGATGATAATGTAATTATAGGTAGTACTATACCAAGATATACTTTTGGAGCGATTCTTAATGCCACATTCAAAAATTTTGATTTTAACATGGTTTGGCAAGGGGTTGGAAAGGCTGATGGATTTTTATATCAGCAAGGTATTATGCCCTTCTTTAACGGCGGTACAGTCCAGGAACAGCACAAAGACTATTGGACACCAGAGAATAGGGATGCTAGTTTTCCAAGACTGACAATTAGCCATGCCAATAATGAAAAGAACTCTAGTTTTTGGGTAAAAGATGCTTCTTACGTTCGTTTAAAGAATTTGCAAATTGGTTATAGATTACCTAAGGTCTTAACAAACAAGCTGGGTATAGACAATCTTCGCTTATATATTAATGGGCAAAACTTGGTAAGTATTGATGATTTCTGGGATGGATACGATGTAGAAGCTCCTGTGGGAAGGGGAGATGTATATCCACAAGTAAAAGTATACAGTTTTGGACTTAACCTTAATTTTTAAAGTAAAGCAATTATGAAAAATATAGTAGTTAAATGGAGCATTAGTGTATTGGTTCTATTTGGTTTGTTTTCTTGTGAAGATGATTTCTTAAATAAAGTCCCTTTAGACGGTCCTTCGGCGGCTTCGTTTTACTCAAATGAGGAAGAGTTGAAATTGGGACTTTATGGATGTTATGAAGGCTTGAATTTTGAAGCTAAATCGCGTAGGCCATGGCCTATAATACTAGATGTGACAACTGATATAAGTTGGAATAGGAGCAACCATCAAATGCAGCATATTGGGAATGGTAGCCATGGTAGTGACAATGGGTCCATTTTAATTTTTTGGAAGGAGTTTTATAAAACGATAGCTAGATGTAATTTCCTGCTAGAAAATTTAGAAAGCTTAGAAAAGGAAATTTCTGTAGAGGTTTATGAGCAAACAAAAGCAGAAGCTCAATTCGTAAGGGCTTTGAGTTATCATTACTTAATAGAGTTATTCGGAGATGTACCACTAATTACGTCTGTTCAGGGATTGGACAAAGTGGAAGTCCCTAGGTCTAGTAAGGCGGATGTTGCTAATTTTGTCATAGATGAAATGTCCTATGCTGCTTCCGTATTGCCCGTAACTATGCCTGATAATGAGTATCATGGAAGAGCTACAAAAGGAGCGGCTCTTGCAATAAAGGCTCGTACAGCTTTGTACAATGCAAAATGGAATATAGCCGCTAGTTCAGCACGGGAAGTGATGGAGCTAGGATTTGAACTGCATGACAATTTTGAGGAGTTGTTTACTTACGAAGGTCAAACCTCTAAAGAGATTATTTTTTCCCTTCAGTATTTAAAGGGAACAAAAGTTCACGGTACGCCTAATTTTCTTACTTCAAGGCTTGCTGGTGGTGTTTCTAACGAAGTTCCTCCTCAGTCCATGATTGACTCATATGAAATGACAGATGGATTACCTATTGATGAATCTCCTTTATATAATCCATCTAAACCTTTTGAAAATAGGGATCCACGCTTAGGCTCTTCAATTGTATTGCCCAATAGTGTATTGTTTGGTTATCAGTTTGAAACAAATGTAGATAGTACAATGGTGTGGAATTATAATACAACTCCTCCTTCGCGCGTGCCAAATAACGATGCTACCAATGCTTACGCAACTTATACTGGATACCTTTATAGAAAGTACACGGATATTGAAGATATTGAAGACGATTTGAACTCGGATATAAATCTAATTTTAATTAGATATGCAGAAGTATTGTTGATTTATGCTGAGGCCAAGATAGAAGCCAACGATATTGATGATTCTGTTTATGAAGCAATCAATAAAGTGCGTCAAAGACCATCGGTTGAAATGCCAAAGATTGCAACTGGGAAAAACCAGAATCATCTTCGTTCTATTATTAGAAAGGAACGTAAATATGAGCTTGCAAATGAAGGTCTTAGATTGATGGATATACGCAGATGGGGAATTGCGGAAGATGTGATGTCCGGAGATTTATTAGGTCGAATACCAAATGAATGGCTTTCAAGTGCACCAGCGATAGATGAAAATGGCACTGCTGATTATTCGGTAGTAGCCAATAATTCTCAAATGAGACATATTGAGAATAGGGTTTTCAACCCTAATCGAGATTATTTGTGGCCTATACCTATCATTGAGATACTAACAAATTCCGAGTTGGAACAAAACCCGGGTTATTAAAATGAATTTGTTTAAAACAGCCCACATAACCAATAACCATTTAAGGAAAATAGTTATATGGGCTTTTTTCAGTATGACCAATGCATGTATTGGTGGCATATTACTCTGTTCATCTGTGGTTTTTTCTCAGAATAATGTACATCTAAATAAAGTTTCACTGCCACATAAAATAATTACGGCAAATGTAAGAGTAGCACTTAAAACAGACGAGGAAAGAGGTGTGGGCTGGTCGAATAGAAAACATACTCTATTTGAAGTCTTGAAAAATCATGCACCGGATATTATTTGTTTTCAAGAAGTTCTAAGTGTTCAGAATAGTGATTTAAAAAAAGCATTTCCAGAGTATACTTCACTTGGCTTTGAAGGACCGGAGATGGATATGTTTACAGATGGGGAATATCATGGTATAGCTAAAAATCCCATATTCTTTTCAAAGAAAAGATATGAATTTATATCGTCCGGTTGTTACTGGTTATCAGAGCGACCAGAATTAGGAGGTTCAAAGGCCTGGGGTACTGCTAGGGCTAGACATGTTAATTGGGTTCGCCTTTTGGACCGTAAGGATTCCGTACAGTTCAGAGTACTTAACACGCATCTAGACCATATTTCTTTTCAAGCTAGGGAGAGACAGGTAAGAATGATAAATGAAGAGAGCGGTCAGTATCCTTCAAACTTCCCACAATTGTTATCAGGTGATTTTAATAGTGATATTGACAGCAGGGAAATTAATGAAGTTCAATTGGATTGGTCTGATAGTTATTCTGATGTTCACGGGAAAATTGACCCCGGGTATACCATGCACAATTTTGTAGGTCCAAATCGAAAAATACCTATTGAGCATAAGGTGAAGGGTAAAATTGACTTTATATTTTATAGAGGGGATATAAAAGCTTCTTCAGCTCAAATTATCAAAGAGAAAGTAAACGGCATTTATCCTAGTGACCATTATTTTGTGTCTGCAGAATTGTTAATTAAGTAGTTGTAAAACACAATTGAATAAACGGTTATAAAAAACCAAAAAAACATATACTTATGAAAATCAAACGCTTATGTGTTCGTTCAATATATTTATTTATTATATCCTTCTTGCTTTTTTGCGAGGGATGTGGTTACTCCGAATCGGATACTATGTTGAGTGAAGAAAATTCAATAAAAACAAATCTTATGTCAAATGATGAGTTCTTTCAAATTGTAGTTTTACCTGATACTCAGTATTACACCTCTTTAAAGCATGGTGGAACTATGACTATGTTCGAAGACCAGATTAGTTGGATAAGGGCCAATAAAGAATCTTCCAAGATTGCGTACGTGGTACATTTAGGCGATATGGTGGATCACGGAGATGATAATAACCAGATTGAATGGCTTAGGGCCAAAACAGAAATGTACAAGTTAGAACAGGATTCTATTCCTTATGGTGTCGCTGTTGGTAACCATGATCAAACTCCATATGGAAACCCTTCATCACCAGGAACAAACAATGGGTATGGAGTTTATTTTGGCAGAAATCATATGGAGCAATTTTCATGGTATGGGGGTGCGTATGGTAGTTCGAATAACAGTGATAACCATTATGATTTATTTACAGCTAACGGTATTGATTTTATTGTACTGTATTTAGAATTGAATACACCTGGATCAACGGAGTACAGTGCTTCAATTGAAAGTGCTGTTTTAAATTGGGCCGATGGTATATTAACGACATATTCGGACCGAAAGGCGATTATTGTAAGCCATAGTTTGTTAGGTAGGCCTATTGATGCAAATGGTGAATCAATTGGCTACAATGATACCCGTCCGGGTTTTGGAAATAATAGCGTTGCGAGTAATTTTACGAATCAGGGACAAGTCATATATGATAGAATGAAACATCATAATAATGTCTTTTTAATGTTAGGTGGACATATTTCAGGAGAAGGCTTTCGTAAAGACAACTATAATGGACATATAATAAAGAGCTATTTATCTAATTATCAATCTAGGAGAAACGCCCCTTATACTGTTAACGATAGAAATGGGGGTAATGGTCTAATGAGGTTGATGAGATTTGACACTTCCAACGAAGTATTAAGTATCAGAACTTTTGCTCCAAGAGTAGGACCTAATATTTTAGAGGAAGATGATGATAGTGATTTTACACAGCCCTTGTACGATTAGAAGATAACCATAGCAATTTGCAACTTTATGGTATGCCAAGTCTAAATGGTGGCACACTTTGAGTTATACTGATTATATAAAAGGGGAGGCAATTCTTCAAGTTTGGGTAAGTTACATTTTAATTAATGGTTGTATATGGTGTTTATTTATAATATATGGTTGTTAGGCTCAATTTGTATGGTGGTATTTCTAAAGATAATGAGTTGGAAAGGATTATGGACAACCATACTAACCACCATATGTATGGTTACCTGTTTTGATATTTATCCGCCCGCTTAATAAAAACCGTATCAATCAAAAAGGTGGTGGCTTCTTTATCTGAAATTAAGGGAAGGCGTTTTTTCTTTTTGATAGGTTTTTCTACAGTCTCCGGAATTGTTTCACTTTTAATTTCATCTATCGAACTAGAATCCTCTGTTTCAAAATGGAACTGCTCATTGAAAATTGTCAGGATTCTTCTTGAAGCTTCAAACTGCAATATTTCATCAAGAATAGGACTTTTAGCAATCAGAGAGTCATTAAAATAACTAGCATCCCCAATGAGAAAATGGTTGAGGTGTATTGGATTTTGAGTAGCCAAATTTTCCTGTAAAACCTCTTGCCTCATATTAAAAAGCTCTGTTTTTTTGGCTCTACTCACAATGGGGTACCCGTCACTAGACCTTTTGATACGGATAACATCAAACTTATCCTTAATGGTGAGTTGTGCAATTTCCCTGTAATAGCTATGTGCAATATTTTTGGTCTCTTTCTCATCATGTCCTTGTATATCTTCTTCGTACATATAAAAGAATCCAATCAGTGAATTTTCTAAAACATTCTCATATACATTTAAAAGGTAATCGTAAAACTCTTTGGTCAATGCGGTATTGGGTACATATACCGGGTCACTATTTTCTTGAGAAATAGAATTAGGACTACCATCTAGGGTTAACGATACCCGATTTACTTGTTCAAAAACACCATTGGAAAGCTGTATTTCTTTCAGTTCGTTTATGCTCACCGAGTTTAAATCTAAACCTTTGAGTAGTCCGTAATAGCCCATGAGATCTAATTGTTTTCTGTTTGATGTAAAAGATTAGAATAGTCTTCGGGTAAAGCCGCATCTATATCTCGCAAATATCTATCTAAAGCCTCACGTGTGGAGTGGCCTGTTATGAGCATTAACCGACTTTTGACTACTTCTGGGGTACTGGTTTTCACCATCTCCCTGTAAAGCCTTGTAATGAACGTATGTCTAAAACTATATAAGCCATAATCTTTGCCTAGTTTAAAATGGTCCTTAACCTTTTTGAACCGTTTGGTAAAGTAATTTCGCTTTTCGGTCTCGGAGACGGTCCATTCTCCACCAATTCCATTGGGAGTAAATAAATAGAGTTCCTTTTTCATTTGTGAAATGTCAGGTATTCTATCTAGCATAATTTTAGGGATAATCTTCACCTTCACCGGTTTGTTCTTTGCCTTTACATAAAGTTTTTGATCATGTATATCTATATCCCCGATCTTCAATCTGCATACTTCAATAGGGCGGAGAAAGTTGTAGGAGACGAACTGAACGAACAAACGTAGCAACGGGTCGTTCTCCTTCATGTGCTTGTCAATATCCCGTACCAATTGTGGTGTGTAGGTCTTGTTACGTGTTGGAACTGATTTTAGATTGTTGATTTTTAGAATAAAATTGTCTTCTATCAGTTCATTGTCCTCTAAGGTGGTAAAGAAAGAACTTAATGCCGATCTAGCATTATTTCTGGTCCTCGGGCTAGTTCTTTGGAGGACGGCATTCAGATGTTTAATAACTACTTTTTTCGTTACATTTTTAATGTCGGAAACATCAACCTCGTTTTCCCCCAGCCATCGTTGAAATTGAAGTATTCGGTTCTCATATTTGGAATAG
This genomic interval from Zobellia roscoffensis contains the following:
- a CDS encoding RagB/SusD family nutrient uptake outer membrane protein, yielding MKNIVVKWSISVLVLFGLFSCEDDFLNKVPLDGPSAASFYSNEEELKLGLYGCYEGLNFEAKSRRPWPIILDVTTDISWNRSNHQMQHIGNGSHGSDNGSILIFWKEFYKTIARCNFLLENLESLEKEISVEVYEQTKAEAQFVRALSYHYLIELFGDVPLITSVQGLDKVEVPRSSKADVANFVIDEMSYAASVLPVTMPDNEYHGRATKGAALAIKARTALYNAKWNIAASSAREVMELGFELHDNFEELFTYEGQTSKEIIFSLQYLKGTKVHGTPNFLTSRLAGGVSNEVPPQSMIDSYEMTDGLPIDESPLYNPSKPFENRDPRLGSSIVLPNSVLFGYQFETNVDSTMVWNYNTTPPSRVPNNDATNAYATYTGYLYRKYTDIEDIEDDLNSDINLILIRYAEVLLIYAEAKIEANDIDDSVYEAINKVRQRPSVEMPKIATGKNQNHLRSIIRKERKYELANEGLRLMDIRRWGIAEDVMSGDLLGRIPNEWLSSAPAIDENGTADYSVVANNSQMRHIENRVFNPNRDYLWPIPIIEILTNSELEQNPGY
- a CDS encoding endonuclease/exonuclease/phosphatase family protein, translating into MNLFKTAHITNNHLRKIVIWAFFSMTNACIGGILLCSSVVFSQNNVHLNKVSLPHKIITANVRVALKTDEERGVGWSNRKHTLFEVLKNHAPDIICFQEVLSVQNSDLKKAFPEYTSLGFEGPEMDMFTDGEYHGIAKNPIFFSKKRYEFISSGCYWLSERPELGGSKAWGTARARHVNWVRLLDRKDSVQFRVLNTHLDHISFQARERQVRMINEESGQYPSNFPQLLSGDFNSDIDSREINEVQLDWSDSYSDVHGKIDPGYTMHNFVGPNRKIPIEHKVKGKIDFIFYRGDIKASSAQIIKEKVNGIYPSDHYFVSAELLIK
- a CDS encoding tyrosine-type recombinase/integrase — translated: MPSISVLLQSVHETVHTFTMKPTYTEPKIFTGGVDIDQWSKLSKSEQKEALSKPWYVYFSFRNPDTGLLKRQPNIKAGANFHTNKRDRLSFLKIIRTKLHFLLIEGFNPYERNIELENRIKNGTQESTDLSSETTQKPPKKVILPPTQVKKEVIKETPTPPPAPIEIDIFSALDDNPIELKEEVKPETKEVESEHQMSVAEAFSIGLKIKKSTLNVNSYSKYENRILQFQRWLGENEVDVSDIKNVTKKVVIKHLNAVLQRTSPRTRNNARSALSSFFTTLEDNELIEDNFILKINNLKSVPTRNKTYTPQLVRDIDKHMKENDPLLRLFVQFVSYNFLRPIEVCRLKIGDIDIHDQKLYVKAKNKPVKVKIIPKIMLDRIPDISQMKKELYLFTPNGIGGEWTVSETEKRNYFTKRFKKVKDHFKLGKDYGLYSFRHTFITRLYREMVKTSTPEVVKSRLMLITGHSTREALDRYLRDIDAALPEDYSNLLHQTENN
- a CDS encoding metallophosphoesterase — protein: MSNDEFFQIVVLPDTQYYTSLKHGGTMTMFEDQISWIRANKESSKIAYVVHLGDMVDHGDDNNQIEWLRAKTEMYKLEQDSIPYGVAVGNHDQTPYGNPSSPGTNNGYGVYFGRNHMEQFSWYGGAYGSSNNSDNHYDLFTANGIDFIVLYLELNTPGSTEYSASIESAVLNWADGILTTYSDRKAIIVSHSLLGRPIDANGESIGYNDTRPGFGNNSVASNFTNQGQVIYDRMKHHNNVFLMLGGHISGEGFRKDNYNGHIIKSYLSNYQSRRNAPYTVNDRNGGNGLMRLMRFDTSNEVLSIRTFAPRVGPNILEEDDDSDFTQPLYD
- a CDS encoding SusC/RagA family TonB-linked outer membrane protein — encoded protein: MTLLKLFKVAITCTILMGMQLAYGYTQDLQNTKVSLKLENATLKEIFDEITKVTNFNITYGASIAEDRENYDINCVEEVLSNVLIKLSNQASFIYLVQNQTIVIKRTYKTSPKPTNKVKVGGVVKDAMGVPLAGTSVSIKNTSRGTTTDFDGLYSIEVEPNDILVFSYLGFISQEIPFNGSSSLNVILLEDTSKLEEVVVVAYGTQKKVNLTGALSTISNKEITVRPIGQTSSALQGLSPGVTVVQNSGRPGGDTGTIRIRGIGTLSNSSPLVIIDGVEGSLNDLDPNLIDSISVLKDAASSSIYGSRAANGVVLVTTKRSKSQKLTVNYNHYTGVQTSTNLPNMVDALDHINLTNIAYVNMGREPLYTDELVQGYRTIGDSDIDSYPNTDWQNQVLVGSGIMSNHFLSVSGGGEKTKFQSSFGYFDQEGVIKNSSFERLIFRNNMDVEFSEKFKMQLDLQLSAETTIQPGRGTSEVFHWMNRIPANQPGINSNGSYGEGWNGANPIAFSNIGGQQKRSSYPKIQLNTFFNYKPIEQLIFTLNIAPRFNEYSNDVFYESVDTFQPDDTPAFTSPAITSLTRENSRGIYNNLRGSMKYNDSFKDHDVSLLLGISREDYRNEFTSAFRDGFIFSDYPVLNTGSADNQQNSGSATEWALQSFFGRVNYNYKDRYLLEINGRYDGSSRFSEGNKYGFFPSVSGGWRISEEHFMKPLDGVITQLKLRASWGRLGNQDIGNYPFTSSIAIASYAFDKQIVNTGALNTAANSNISWETTEMTNVGIDLGLFSKLTLTAEFYDKNTHDILYDLDIPLTIGLNRPYQNAGVVNNKGWEIGAIYRDAIGDFNFDININLSDVKNEVISLKGVNRTGLTVSREGSSINSIYGLEAEGFFQTEEEILTHATQFGTVAPGDLKYKDQNNDGIINDDDNVIIGSTIPRYTFGAILNATFKNFDFNMVWQGVGKADGFLYQQGIMPFFNGGTVQEQHKDYWTPENRDASFPRLTISHANNEKNSSFWVKDASYVRLKNLQIGYRLPKVLTNKLGIDNLRLYINGQNLVSIDDFWDGYDVEAPVGRGDVYPQVKVYSFGLNLNF